GGGTGGGCCAGGTAGTAGGCCTGCTGAACGGTGTGGCGCCGGCGGTGGGCTTGGATCCAGGTCCCGTCGTGGAGTTGGTCCGGGGTGAACAGAGCGATTCCGCCATGGCGGTGGGTCGTGTTGTGCCACACCACATGTGCATCGACGTAGTCCCGAGCGGACGGTAGATCGGCGAAGACCTTGGGGTAGTTCGGCCGGGTCTTCAGGGTCCGGAACTCGGATTCCGAGTATGGGTTGTCGTTGGAGACGTAGGGCCGGTTGTGGGTCAGTTCGACCCCGTGGCCTGCCAAGAACCCGGCCAACGCGTTCGAGCGCATCACGGCCCCGTTATCGGCGTGCACGTAGCCCGGGGCGGTTCCGGCGGCGGTGAAGGCGGCGGCGAACATTTGAACGGCCAGACGGTCGGCCTCGCGGTCCTCGACCCGGTAGGCCACGATCCTGCGCGAGTAGATGTCGATGACCGAGTACACCTTGAACACCTGACGGCTGTAGGGACCCTTGAAGTCGGTGATGTCCCAGGACCAGACCTGGTTCGGCCCGGTCGCCAGCAACTGCGGGGCCGGCCGATCCCGGTCCCCGGCAGCGCATCTTGTGCCTGGTCCGCCAGGGCGTTGGCCCTGGTCCAGTGTCGCGGCGATCCGCCACCAGGTCCGCTGGGAGCCGGCATAGACCCCTTCGTCCCAGGCGGTGGCGTAGGCCTGGTCCACCGATTCCC
The nucleotide sequence above comes from Citricoccus sp. K5. Encoded proteins:
- a CDS encoding DDE-type integrase/transposase/recombinase, translated to MERAYARANPDSDRAAGLIENERDLVGELTDSGGLSERGALGLIGVARSTWHYRRHPRPGVPAPVPHADRGQPQSLTDAERALVAGRILAAWQAGESVDQAYATAWDEGVYAGSQRTWWRIAATLDQGQRPGGPGTRCAAGDRDRPAPQLLATGPNQVWSWDITDFKGPYSRQVFKVYSVIDIYSRRIVAYRVEDREADRLAVQMFAAAFTAAGTAPGYVHADNGAVMRSNALAGFLAGHGVELTHNRPYVSNDNPYSESEFRTLKTRPNYPKVFADLPSARDYVDAHVVWHNTTHRHGGIALFTPDQLHDGTWIQAHRRRHTVQQAYYLAHPARYRHRVPTTAMPPAWSGINHPGPEPEQHRNWLQTG